The sequence TCGTGCCAGGTGCTGCTGGCGAATTCGACGTTGCTGTATTTCGCGATGACAAAGATCGAGACCAGCCGCAGGGCATTGCCGAGGATGGCGATGGGGAAGGCGCTGAGGAACAGCAGCGCTTTCTTCCAGAGGGGGAAGCGGGCGACGTAGGTCCAGGCGGCGGCGATGAGCATCAGGGCCCACAGCGAGCGGATGCCGGAGCAGCCTTCATCGACATCGAAGCCCTTGCCATCGGCCAGGATGAGGGTGTTTCCCTTCACGATCGTTTCGACCCCGCAGAGCGAGGAGCCGAGGTGGGCGAGCTTGGTGGCGATGAGCTGGAGGCCGCCGGTGGCCTGCTGGAGGAAGCCCACGGGGATGGCGAGCCAGATCAGGGCGAAGGGGAAGGCCAGCAGCCAGGCGGCGCGGCGGCCCCACAGATACCAAACGGAGCCGGTGAGGAGGAAGGGCAGGCCGATGATCGCCACACGCCACTGGATGGTGCGGTAGGAAAGGAGGAACAGCAGCGCGCCGAAGAGCGCGGGGACCAGGCCGAGGTTTTCACCGTGGCCGCGGGCGGCGAGGATTTCCTTCCGCCGCCAGAACAGCAAGCCGGGCAGGAGGAAAGGGAAGATCCAGCCGTGTTCGAAATCGCTCTCCTTGTTCCAGGCGCGTGCCCACGTTTCGAGGGCGAACTCACC comes from Luteolibacter sp. LG18 and encodes:
- a CDS encoding exosortase/archaeosortase family protein → MTPSDEGPLSPATPPDRRGEVIAWVALALVLGFFYIGLRHFGPQRGEFALETWARAWNKESDFEHGWIFPFLLPGLLFWRRKEILAARGHGENLGLVPALFGALLFLLSYRTIQWRVAIIGLPFLLTGSVWYLWGRRAAWLLAFPFALIWLAIPVGFLQQATGGLQLIATKLAHLGSSLCGVETIVKGNTLILADGKGFDVDEGCSGIRSLWALMLIAAAWTYVARFPLWKKALLFLSAFPIAILGNALRLVSIFVIAKYSNVEFASSTWHDWSPLVFFYPFSLFLLLTVHSVLEGGLPWKKTARREIRRVVVTNHTSATSSTPDPRVP